In the Streptomyces coeruleoprunus genome, TGCTGTTGGTGGCGACCGGGTGCTCGTCGGGAGAGGAGAAGCCGCCCGGGGACGGGCCGCGCAGGCCCGGCGCGTCCACGTCCGCGCCGGCGGCGCCGTCGGCGAGCGCGTCGCCCTCCGGGGCGCCCGCCAAGGGATCGGTGCGGGTGGTGTCCACGGTGGCCCAGGGGCTGAAGTCGCCCTGGGGACTGGCCGCGCTGCCGGACGGGGACCTGCTGGTGTCGTCGCGGGACGAGGGCACGATCAGCCGCGTCGACGCGGGGACCGGCAAGGCGACCGTCCTGGGGTCGGTGCCGGGCGTCGCGCCGGGCGGCGAGGGCGGGCTGCTGGGGATCGCCCTGTCGCCCGAGTTCGCCGAGGACCACCTCGTGTACGCGTACTTCACCACCGCGTCCGACAACCGCATCGCCCGCATGCTGTACGACGAGAGCCGGCCCGCGGGGCAGCAGCTGGGCGCGCCCGACACGGTGCTGCGGGGCATCCCCAAGGGCCTCGTCCACAACGGCGGCCGGATCGCGTTCGGGCCCGACGGGATGCTGTACGCGGGCACCGGCGAGACGGGCGACACGGGGCTGGCGCAGGACAAGGAGTCGCTGGGCGGCAAGATCCTGCGGATGACGCCGGACGGGGAGCCCGTGCACGGCAACCCCGAGGCCGACTCGGTCGTGTACTCGTACGGGCACCGCAATGTGCAGGGGCTGGCCTGGGACGCCGAGAAGCGGCTGTGGGCCGCCGAGTTCGGACAGAACACCTGGGACGAGCTGAACGTGATCCGGCCGGGCGGCAACTACGGCTGGCCGGAGGTCGAGGGCAG is a window encoding:
- a CDS encoding PQQ-dependent sugar dehydrogenase translates to MTAVLAAAVLLVATGCSSGEEKPPGDGPRRPGASTSAPAAPSASASPSGAPAKGSVRVVSTVAQGLKSPWGLAALPDGDLLVSSRDEGTISRVDAGTGKATVLGSVPGVAPGGEGGLLGIALSPEFAEDHLVYAYFTTASDNRIARMLYDESRPAGQQLGAPDTVLRGIPKGLVHNGGRIAFGPDGMLYAGTGETGDTGLAQDKESLGGKILRMTPDGEPVHGNPEADSVVYSYGHRNVQGLAWDAEKRLWAAEFGQNTWDELNVIRPGGNYGWPEVEGRGGGRGDFVEPVAQWRTSEASPSGIAIVRGVVWMAALQGKRLWRVPLAGERTAAAPQAFLEDEYGRLRTVLAAGGDRLWLVTSETDTRGTPEAGDDRILLLEVR